The following are encoded in a window of Bremerella alba genomic DNA:
- a CDS encoding HTTM domain-containing protein, protein MIKTYLQELYTGIRDGWNGFWFRPTDPATLGLVRIFAGSMLFYTHLVWSIDLTGFIGEQGRFSADLVDRMHQGSTFAFSYLWLFDGNPAMLWMVHIAALVILLMFTLGFYSRVTSILAFIIAVSYAHRAPGALFGLDQINVMLAMYLMLGGAGEAYSLDRLIEKWRYPKRKQPTTSTVANVSIRLIQLHMCVIYLFAGTGKLLGDSWWEGTAMWGAVANSEYQSMDMTWLASYPLLIALMTQVSLAWELSYCVLIWPRLTRPLVLFMAIPLHLGIAICMGMITFGLVMLIGNLAFVSPWIIRELEATIRSKLEKDPIPEAA, encoded by the coding sequence GTGATCAAGACCTACCTGCAAGAACTTTATACCGGCATACGCGATGGCTGGAATGGGTTCTGGTTCCGGCCGACCGATCCGGCGACCCTCGGACTGGTCCGCATCTTCGCCGGCAGCATGCTGTTCTATACGCATCTGGTTTGGTCGATCGACCTGACCGGCTTCATAGGAGAGCAGGGGAGGTTCTCGGCGGATCTCGTCGATCGGATGCACCAGGGAAGCACGTTCGCGTTCAGCTACCTGTGGCTGTTCGACGGCAACCCGGCCATGCTGTGGATGGTCCACATCGCGGCACTGGTCATCCTGCTGATGTTTACCCTCGGTTTTTATTCACGCGTCACAAGCATTCTCGCGTTCATCATTGCTGTCAGCTACGCGCATCGGGCACCGGGCGCATTGTTCGGTCTCGATCAAATCAACGTCATGCTGGCAATGTACTTAATGCTGGGCGGGGCAGGGGAGGCCTACAGCTTAGACCGCTTGATCGAAAAGTGGCGTTACCCCAAGCGAAAGCAGCCCACGACCAGCACCGTCGCGAATGTTTCGATACGCTTGATCCAGCTACACATGTGTGTCATTTACCTGTTCGCCGGCACGGGAAAACTGCTCGGCGATTCGTGGTGGGAAGGCACCGCCATGTGGGGCGCGGTCGCTAACAGCGAATACCAATCGATGGACATGACCTGGCTGGCCAGTTATCCGCTACTGATCGCGCTGATGACCCAAGTTTCGTTGGCGTGGGAACTCAGCTACTGCGTCCTGATTTGGCCGCGACTAACGCGACCGCTGGTACTCTTCATGGCGATCCCGTTACACCTGGGAATTGCCATTTGCATGGGCATGATTACCTTCGGCCTTGTAATGCTGATCGGCAATCTAGCTTTCGTTAGCCCCTGGATCATAAGAGAACTTGAAGCCACGATCCGCAGCAAACTCGAGAAAGATCCCATCCCAGAAGCTGCCTAA
- a CDS encoding TIGR03000 domain-containing protein gives MKSSIGRKFAWAGALACAAMVMGTSQAEAGWGSWGSSGGSSGGSSSSSWSASSGGSSGSSGASSGNWRGGIFQRWWDNHRADKVYGSSGGSSSSSYGSSGGSSSSSWGSSGGSSGGGLFGHHRVKRSWGSSGGSSGGSSSSSYGSSGASSGGSSGGSSATYQYYTPSESAPAVDVPADVPPAIPAESASYHGNDAVINVNVPAGATIYVNDKVTSSTGTIRRFVSRDLEPGYKFEYEVRAEMRVDGRLVREVKKLQMTAGEAKELEFQLDPETKPETQVVGAPVETKVTLNVPANASVTLAGNEMRTLGAQRVFSTVALATGETWKDYDIVVTVLRNGTPITQRKVIDLTGGEEMQINFDFNADSVASL, from the coding sequence ATGAAAAGCAGCATTGGGCGTAAATTTGCGTGGGCCGGCGCTCTGGCATGTGCCGCCATGGTTATGGGCACGAGCCAGGCAGAGGCCGGCTGGGGTTCCTGGGGATCGAGCGGCGGCAGCAGCGGCGGTTCGAGCAGTTCCTCTTGGAGCGCCAGCAGTGGTGGCTCGAGCGGATCGAGCGGTGCCAGCAGTGGCAACTGGCGTGGCGGGATCTTCCAGCGCTGGTGGGATAACCACCGTGCCGACAAGGTTTACGGCAGCAGCGGCGGAAGCAGCAGCTCCAGCTATGGTAGCAGCGGTGGATCGAGCAGCAGCAGCTGGGGTTCCAGCGGCGGCAGCAGTGGTGGCGGTTTGTTCGGTCACCATCGCGTGAAGCGAAGCTGGGGTTCCAGTGGCGGTTCGAGCGGTGGCAGCAGCAGCTCCAGCTACGGTAGCAGCGGCGCATCGAGCGGCGGCAGCAGCGGTGGTTCGAGTGCGACTTACCAGTACTACACGCCATCTGAATCGGCTCCTGCAGTCGATGTCCCAGCGGACGTGCCACCAGCAATTCCTGCTGAATCGGCTTCCTACCACGGTAACGACGCTGTCATCAACGTCAATGTTCCCGCAGGTGCCACGATTTACGTCAACGACAAAGTCACTTCGAGCACCGGTACCATCCGTCGCTTCGTTTCGCGTGACCTGGAACCAGGCTACAAGTTCGAGTACGAAGTCCGCGCTGAAATGCGTGTCGATGGTCGTCTCGTTCGCGAAGTGAAGAAGCTTCAGATGACCGCTGGTGAAGCGAAGGAACTTGAGTTCCAACTCGATCCAGAAACTAAGCCAGAAACCCAAGTTGTGGGTGCTCCGGTTGAAACCAAGGTCACCTTGAACGTTCCTGCGAACGCCTCGGTTACCCTGGCTGGCAACGAAATGCGTACCCTGGGTGCCCAGCGTGTGTTCAGCACCGTTGCTCTGGCGACAGGCGAAACCTGGAAGGATTACGACATCGTCGTGACCGTCCTTCGCAACGGAACGCCAATCACCCAGCGTAAGGTCATCGACCTGACCGGTGGTGAAGAAATGCAGATCAACTTCGACTTCAACGCTGATTCGGTTGCTTCGCTCTAG
- a CDS encoding protein-L-isoaspartate(D-aspartate) O-methyltransferase, producing the protein MTRLNRLTICCAVVALVSLTFVPASQARDPYEAARDRLVETAVVANGVKDPRVIASIRNTHRHEFVAANQRQQAYYDMALPIGEDQTISSPFIVAYMTESLDPRPTDKVLEIGTGSGYQAAVLSPLVKQVFSIEIKEPLGRKAARTLKRLNYDNVYTKVGDGFLGWPQYAPFDKIIVTCSPENVPKPLVDQLKEGGRMIIPVGERYQQTLVLFTKKDGKLEAEPLRPTLFVPMTGEAEARRQVKPDPANPRLTNGDFEEKLSENGTVPGWYYQRQLELVEDSSSPGGTQCLKLSNADPGRVALVLQGLALDGRQVQRLKINGWAKVDGMGLGPDRTLAPMMVITFYDEQRRELGKAALGPFIGSLDWHEVSKIVNVPPATREALFRVTNFGAVGTMYVDNLSIEAAR; encoded by the coding sequence ATGACTCGATTGAATCGTTTGACCATCTGTTGTGCTGTTGTTGCACTCGTCTCGCTCACGTTTGTCCCTGCGTCCCAGGCCCGCGATCCTTACGAGGCGGCTCGCGACCGGTTGGTAGAAACGGCGGTCGTCGCCAACGGCGTCAAAGATCCGCGCGTCATCGCTTCAATCCGCAATACGCACCGGCACGAGTTTGTCGCGGCGAATCAACGTCAACAAGCCTATTACGATATGGCGCTGCCCATTGGCGAAGATCAAACGATTTCGTCACCGTTTATCGTGGCCTACATGACCGAATCGCTCGATCCACGCCCCACCGACAAGGTGCTGGAAATCGGAACCGGCAGTGGGTACCAGGCGGCAGTCCTGAGTCCGCTGGTGAAACAGGTCTTCAGCATCGAAATCAAAGAACCGCTCGGACGCAAAGCGGCCCGCACTCTGAAGCGACTCAACTACGACAACGTTTACACCAAAGTAGGCGATGGTTTCCTGGGTTGGCCGCAGTATGCTCCGTTCGACAAGATCATTGTCACGTGTTCGCCCGAAAACGTGCCCAAGCCCCTGGTCGATCAGCTCAAAGAAGGGGGTCGCATGATCATTCCGGTCGGCGAGCGATACCAACAAACGCTCGTTCTGTTCACTAAGAAGGATGGCAAGCTTGAAGCCGAACCTCTGCGTCCAACGCTATTTGTGCCAATGACCGGAGAAGCAGAAGCGCGACGCCAGGTGAAGCCAGACCCGGCCAATCCACGTTTAACAAACGGAGACTTTGAAGAAAAGCTCTCAGAAAATGGCACCGTCCCCGGCTGGTACTATCAACGCCAACTGGAACTCGTGGAAGATTCGAGTTCCCCAGGCGGAACGCAATGCTTGAAGCTTTCCAACGCCGATCCCGGGCGTGTTGCGCTTGTGCTGCAAGGGCTGGCACTCGACGGCCGACAGGTGCAACGGCTGAAGATCAATGGCTGGGCGAAGGTCGATGGGATGGGACTTGGCCCTGATCGAACCTTGGCGCCGATGATGGTGATCACATTTTACGACGAACAACGCCGCGAACTGGGAAAAGCGGCATTGGGCCCGTTTATTGGTTCGCTCGACTGGCACGAAGTGAGTAAGATTGTCAACGTTCCGCCTGCAACGCGTGAAGCGTTGTTTCGGGTTACGAACTTTGGCGCGGTTGGCACGATGTACGTCGATAACCTCTCGATCGAAGCCGCTCGTTAA
- a CDS encoding HpcH/HpaI aldolase family protein, with product MRHNPVKAKLKSGQPTFGTWLSLGDLYASRVLARMSWDWLALDIEHSAIDWSQAAMIFGAVADAGNVPLARIPDHDHTTIKRTLDAGAWGIIAPMVDTVEQAQRVIAAAKYPPQGSRSVGGGTHAMNFGATASDYFRQANDEILVILQTESPTGVENAEAIYALPGCDGIFIGPNDLRAQMRTPDGTDPTPEAHEAMIQRVIAAGKKVGTPTGMHTMEPEEALQRAAQGMQFLAVGSDLRMMSVQAQASLKTLRPDGDQRDLARY from the coding sequence ATGCGTCATAACCCTGTCAAAGCGAAATTGAAATCAGGCCAGCCGACTTTCGGAACATGGCTGTCGCTGGGGGACCTGTACGCCTCGCGGGTTCTGGCTCGCATGAGTTGGGATTGGCTGGCGCTCGATATCGAACACTCCGCAATCGACTGGTCTCAGGCGGCGATGATTTTTGGTGCGGTGGCCGATGCCGGCAACGTGCCGCTGGCTCGGATCCCTGATCATGACCACACGACCATCAAGCGAACACTCGACGCAGGTGCCTGGGGGATCATTGCCCCGATGGTCGATACCGTCGAGCAGGCCCAGCGCGTGATCGCTGCGGCCAAGTATCCTCCGCAAGGCAGTCGCAGCGTCGGCGGAGGCACGCACGCGATGAACTTTGGCGCGACCGCCAGCGACTATTTCCGTCAGGCGAACGACGAGATTTTGGTGATCTTACAAACAGAGAGCCCAACTGGGGTCGAAAATGCCGAGGCCATTTATGCCCTGCCTGGCTGCGACGGCATCTTCATCGGCCCTAACGACCTGCGGGCCCAAATGCGCACCCCGGACGGCACCGACCCAACGCCGGAAGCCCACGAAGCAATGATCCAGCGCGTGATCGCCGCCGGTAAGAAGGTCGGTACACCGACCGGCATGCATACGATGGAGCCAGAAGAAGCGTTGCAGCGAGCCGCCCAAGGCATGCAATTTCTGGCCGTGGGAAGCGATCTGAGAATGATGTCGGTCCAAGCCCAGGCGTCGCTCAAGACATTGCGCCCCGATGGCGATCAACGCGACCTGGCTCGGTATTAA
- a CDS encoding ABC transporter ATP-binding protein: MIKTVDLTKKYGDFFAIKGIELDLDQGDVFGFIGPNGAGKTTTMRIIATLLNPTWGEAYVCGNSIYTKPKEIRRLVGYMPDFFGVYDDMKVIEYLEFFAAAYRINGKERARVCNEMLELVDLEFKRNAFANTLSRGQTQRLGLARVMLHNPQVLLLDEPASGLDPRARIQMRNLLKRLRDMGKTIVVSSHILPELADVCNKIGIIDRGVLEVNASVAEVMKQVKQKTTLLVSVSGDNDAAGKVLEEADIVESIESRVDHLLVTLKKEAEDYSDLPTMLVQAEHKITMFREEEINLESAFMALTKGMGQQAATKPPTTEPSKEEG, from the coding sequence ATGATCAAGACTGTCGACCTGACCAAAAAGTACGGCGATTTTTTCGCGATCAAAGGTATTGAACTCGATCTCGACCAAGGAGACGTGTTTGGTTTTATTGGTCCCAATGGTGCCGGCAAAACGACCACCATGCGGATCATCGCGACGCTACTCAACCCCACCTGGGGCGAGGCCTACGTTTGCGGCAATTCGATTTACACCAAGCCGAAGGAAATTCGCCGACTGGTCGGCTACATGCCTGACTTCTTTGGTGTGTACGACGACATGAAGGTGATCGAGTATCTCGAATTCTTTGCTGCCGCCTACCGTATCAACGGAAAAGAACGTGCCAGGGTATGCAACGAGATGCTCGAACTGGTCGACCTCGAATTCAAGCGCAACGCATTCGCCAACACGCTTTCCCGTGGTCAAACGCAGCGTCTGGGCCTGGCCCGCGTGATGCTTCATAACCCTCAGGTTTTGCTGCTGGACGAACCGGCCAGTGGTTTAGATCCCCGTGCTCGTATTCAGATGCGAAACCTACTGAAGCGTCTGCGCGACATGGGGAAGACGATCGTCGTTTCCAGCCACATTCTGCCGGAACTGGCCGACGTTTGTAACAAGATCGGCATCATCGATCGCGGCGTGCTGGAAGTGAACGCTTCGGTCGCCGAGGTGATGAAGCAGGTCAAACAGAAGACCACGCTCCTGGTTTCTGTCTCCGGCGATAACGACGCCGCCGGCAAAGTGCTGGAAGAAGCCGACATCGTCGAAAGCATCGAGTCGCGTGTCGATCACCTGTTGGTGACGCTCAAGAAGGAAGCGGAAGATTACAGCGACCTGCCCACAATGCTCGTACAGGCAGAGCACAAGATTACCATGTTCCGCGAAGAGGAAATCAACCTCGAATCGGCGTTCATGGCCCTCACCAAAGGCATGGGGCAGCAGGCCGCTACCAAGCCTCCGACGACTGAACCCTCGAAGGAAGAGGGCTAG
- a CDS encoding MazG nucleotide pyrophosphohydrolase domain-containing protein produces the protein MSSPENPPEQTNSDDVGFRQLQKLIREMYYEKDETRGIEGTFMWLMEEVGELSSALRGGTHQERKEEFADVIAWLATIANVAGIDLAEALNEKYGSGCPGCGKFACTCDDAEKP, from the coding sequence ATGAGCTCGCCTGAAAATCCCCCCGAACAGACTAACTCCGACGACGTTGGATTCCGTCAGTTGCAAAAGCTGATTCGCGAGATGTATTACGAAAAAGATGAAACGCGCGGAATCGAAGGGACGTTCATGTGGCTGATGGAAGAAGTGGGGGAGCTTTCCTCCGCACTTCGAGGGGGCACGCACCAAGAGCGGAAAGAGGAGTTCGCCGATGTGATCGCCTGGCTGGCCACCATCGCGAATGTCGCCGGAATTGATTTAGCGGAAGCGTTGAACGAAAAATATGGCAGCGGCTGCCCAGGGTGCGGAAAGTTCGCTTGTACCTGTGATGACGCCGAAAAACCGTAA
- a CDS encoding tetratricopeptide repeat protein has translation MTIHNAAIALLAVAFTFSNCDFAISDDVKTLRTNLQQGRYAEVVEKIGDAPTDAPTVILLARSLDSQGKRDEALAAVNTFVQDSQPTAALLAEAGRLHFERGEWELSSTNVKRALALDNSQTLARWLHAELARVQGDIEAAQQGYEWFVDFYNQHDNFDSVEDLYYTGLAASQYARWTRNSGQFKFLVNDLYPDVLRRDPHFWQAELAMAQLFAEKYNMAEAAKHLNNALAINANSADIYAQKGAIELSNYNVDAALRTAELALGINPQHVKAKQVQGKAKLTDFRPEQAIAILKEVVQLNPNNQTSQGYLASAMLADDGSELINEDSGEATRFGELLTQVEQTHPNLGEFYAALGDGCDIVRKYPDAVKYLQEARQRMPQLIGVHGDLGMVLMRMGEEGTAKEVLDEAFEADPFNVRVKNSLEVLDVLATYETIETDHFIIRFDPSKDRLLAVYMSRFLEENVYPKVCEGLGYTPKDKSLIEIFNQAKNTSGHGWFSARMVGLPYIGTVGACAGKMIALASPDSVSEAYNWAHVIRHEFVHVVNLQQTDFNIPHWFTEALAVSYESEQRPPEWKPLLARRLAEDRVFNLDTINYGFIRPSDQDDWTMAYCQAYYYSQFIQQKFGPDALDKMLAAYRNYQTTDEILQDEFQIDKADFEKQYVAFLKKEVQGVKLSTQAEQSFAELYQTVDENPQDADAQAQLAYIYLKRKALPDARKHAKNALAADKDQPLAHYIQGRLYLIIGDTQEAIEEFETAAGSPRFERNAVALLAGLRIKQKRFDEALELYQRGAEEEPGQLDWQESILRIHLLKKDNEALLQLIPKIAVQKHHDVLLRKKMAEILLLQESWEEAAKWAYEVIGIQVTDADAHALLAQAYRGQKKWDLAAREFEVAGQLRPKTVSWSVEAAELYHQAGRLDKAQKVAQRVLDLDPDNAAAKAILDD, from the coding sequence TTGACCATCCATAACGCCGCCATTGCACTGCTGGCCGTAGCGTTTACGTTCTCGAACTGCGACTTCGCGATCTCTGACGACGTGAAGACACTTCGCACCAATCTTCAGCAAGGACGTTACGCGGAAGTCGTCGAGAAGATCGGCGACGCACCGACGGACGCACCCACCGTAATCTTGCTGGCGCGTAGTCTCGACTCGCAAGGCAAACGGGATGAAGCCCTCGCTGCCGTCAACACCTTCGTGCAGGATTCTCAACCTACGGCCGCGCTGCTGGCCGAAGCAGGGCGTCTGCATTTTGAACGGGGCGAGTGGGAACTGTCCAGTACAAACGTGAAGCGTGCGTTAGCGCTCGACAATTCGCAAACACTCGCCCGTTGGCTGCATGCCGAACTCGCTCGCGTGCAGGGGGATATTGAAGCAGCGCAGCAAGGGTACGAGTGGTTCGTCGACTTCTACAATCAGCACGACAACTTCGACTCGGTCGAAGATCTGTACTACACAGGCCTAGCCGCATCGCAATACGCTCGTTGGACACGCAACAGCGGCCAGTTTAAATTCCTGGTGAACGACCTCTACCCGGACGTCCTGCGACGCGATCCCCATTTCTGGCAAGCGGAACTTGCCATGGCGCAGCTCTTCGCCGAGAAGTACAACATGGCCGAGGCGGCCAAGCACTTGAACAACGCATTGGCCATCAATGCCAACAGCGCAGACATCTACGCCCAGAAAGGGGCGATCGAACTGAGCAACTACAACGTCGACGCCGCGCTGCGGACGGCGGAATTAGCGCTCGGTATCAATCCGCAGCATGTCAAAGCCAAGCAGGTTCAAGGGAAGGCCAAGCTGACCGACTTTCGGCCAGAGCAAGCGATTGCAATCTTGAAAGAAGTTGTCCAACTCAACCCGAACAATCAAACGTCGCAAGGATATCTCGCTTCAGCGATGCTGGCCGACGACGGTAGTGAACTGATAAACGAGGACTCCGGCGAGGCTACCCGCTTCGGTGAACTTCTAACCCAAGTCGAACAGACGCATCCCAACCTGGGCGAGTTTTACGCGGCGTTGGGCGATGGATGCGATATCGTGCGGAAATATCCCGACGCGGTGAAGTACTTGCAAGAAGCCCGGCAGCGGATGCCGCAGCTGATCGGCGTACACGGCGACCTGGGCATGGTCCTCATGCGTATGGGAGAGGAGGGGACCGCCAAGGAGGTGCTTGATGAAGCGTTCGAGGCCGATCCGTTCAACGTTCGCGTGAAGAACTCGCTGGAAGTGCTAGACGTATTGGCGACGTACGAAACCATAGAAACCGATCACTTTATCATCCGCTTCGATCCCTCGAAGGATCGTCTGCTGGCCGTTTACATGTCGCGATTCCTGGAAGAGAACGTCTATCCCAAGGTATGCGAAGGCTTAGGCTATACCCCCAAAGACAAGTCGCTGATCGAAATTTTCAACCAGGCCAAAAACACCAGCGGGCACGGCTGGTTCAGCGCTCGCATGGTAGGGCTGCCTTATATCGGAACGGTCGGCGCATGTGCCGGCAAAATGATTGCCCTGGCTTCCCCCGATTCCGTATCCGAGGCTTACAACTGGGCGCACGTAATTCGTCATGAATTTGTGCATGTGGTGAACCTGCAGCAAACCGACTTCAACATTCCGCATTGGTTCACCGAGGCCTTGGCGGTCTCGTACGAAAGTGAACAGCGTCCACCGGAATGGAAGCCGCTGCTCGCGCGTCGTCTAGCCGAAGACCGTGTCTTCAATCTCGATACGATCAACTATGGTTTCATTCGCCCCAGCGATCAGGACGACTGGACCATGGCCTATTGTCAGGCCTATTACTACTCGCAGTTCATCCAACAGAAGTTCGGCCCCGACGCGCTCGACAAAATGCTGGCCGCCTACCGCAACTACCAGACGACCGATGAAATCCTGCAAGACGAGTTTCAAATCGACAAAGCCGATTTCGAGAAGCAGTATGTCGCGTTCTTGAAGAAAGAAGTGCAAGGGGTCAAGCTCAGCACCCAGGCCGAACAGTCCTTTGCCGAGCTCTATCAAACAGTCGACGAGAACCCCCAGGATGCCGACGCTCAGGCTCAACTGGCATACATTTACTTGAAACGCAAGGCACTGCCCGATGCCCGCAAACATGCCAAGAACGCGCTGGCCGCCGACAAGGACCAGCCTTTGGCCCACTACATTCAAGGGCGGCTCTACCTAATCATCGGCGACACCCAAGAGGCGATTGAAGAGTTCGAGACGGCGGCCGGCAGTCCTCGCTTTGAACGCAACGCGGTCGCGCTGCTGGCCGGACTGCGTATCAAACAAAAACGCTTTGACGAAGCGTTAGAGCTATACCAGCGTGGGGCCGAAGAAGAACCAGGCCAACTCGATTGGCAGGAATCGATCCTTCGTATCCATCTGCTCAAAAAGGACAACGAAGCGTTGTTGCAGCTCATACCCAAGATTGCGGTCCAGAAACATCACGATGTGCTGCTACGGAAAAAGATGGCCGAGATCCTCCTCCTACAAGAGTCGTGGGAAGAAGCGGCCAAGTGGGCGTACGAAGTGATCGGTATCCAAGTGACCGATGCCGATGCCCATGCGTTACTTGCCCAGGCCTATCGCGGTCAGAAGAAGTGGGATTTGGCAGCGCGCGAATTTGAGGTTGCTGGTCAGTTGCGGCCAAAAACGGTATCGTGGTCGGTCGAAGCCGCGGAGCTTTACCACCAGGCCGGACGCCTGGACAAGGCCCAAAAGGTAGCCCAGCGCGTTCTCGACCTTGATCCCGACAACGCAGCCGCGAAAGCCATCCTCGACGACTAA
- a CDS encoding Rieske (2Fe-2S) protein — protein MSDFHTVAKVGDIPEGQGQAFNIGGRTVAVFNTKEGYQAIDDFCPHMGASLASGPLEDGVVVCPWHAWGFQLCDGAWLDNPKIKVDCFEVRVVDDEIQVRVNEKTN, from the coding sequence ATGTCTGATTTTCATACCGTTGCCAAAGTTGGAGATATCCCCGAGGGGCAAGGTCAGGCCTTCAATATTGGGGGACGTACCGTCGCCGTGTTTAACACCAAAGAAGGCTATCAGGCGATCGACGATTTTTGCCCGCACATGGGGGCGTCGCTTGCTTCCGGCCCGCTGGAAGACGGTGTGGTTGTCTGTCCGTGGCATGCGTGGGGGTTTCAGCTGTGCGATGGTGCCTGGCTGGATAATCCCAAGATCAAGGTCGATTGCTTCGAGGTACGTGTGGTCGACGACGAGATCCAGGTTCGGGTGAATGAGAAGACGAACTAG
- a CDS encoding tetratricopeptide repeat protein, producing MAAESSSAEEAIVTNAGKDELPFSQLPEPFVEQTPRNESAKNRLRLTTLLTKARLQDHRGDVAGALETYQRAYRLSPGSATILQEIVRLGFLLQRNEIASRYAILLAENQNTMTADAVQRVAQYCLEDGQTERAIQLYERALALLKKEGAHTQALGIHFRLLSIYQSHDEPKMAARHAGEVAKMIGDPDKFDLDAVVEQFSNGGLRSTYEKLGDVYLQADQPDKAAEMFAKGEEIDSSPENHLIHSAKVLVARKDWAGAQSKLEEYLNADHRVAGQEPYSLLLQVRQQMADSPAKAQVEVIDRLQKIHDDSPDFAPLAYFLTSLYAQQEAWDNVIAVSAPLIEQESDADALNHLCRAYIAKSDWSSLVSLLATSLDGNYNLDTIAEPLQKLIDDQKKWNQLATYLKSLTPADRSLNERIGVSRLYQLAEQSDPAWSWAEAAFPDLDNQEEARFLMQFGLQAFRGDQEAIAEKAFRAAIRLGLPKSQTSLFYFYLATTLEMQDKTSDALRTAKRAALLDEESALLRSRIPWTLYHAGRSEEALKEYRTLLEKFADDFENQQTRQVLRDAKRLLSVIAGQQDNLPQATEWLEQILDEFPDDTGAMNDLGYLWIDHETNLGRGFAMIQKAVAAEPENYAYLDSLGWAYFRLGQYQEAVSTLEHAAKLADGKDGTVFDHLGDAYLALGKKEKAIASWQQATGVLQDEADAAILTQVEAKLKTHT from the coding sequence ATGGCTGCCGAAAGTTCCTCGGCCGAAGAAGCTATTGTTACGAACGCTGGCAAAGACGAGCTTCCCTTTTCCCAGCTCCCAGAGCCATTTGTCGAGCAAACCCCTCGTAACGAATCGGCCAAGAATCGTTTACGCCTGACAACGCTACTAACCAAAGCTCGCCTTCAAGATCATCGCGGCGACGTGGCCGGTGCCCTGGAAACCTATCAGCGTGCTTACCGCTTGAGCCCTGGTTCGGCGACTATTCTGCAAGAGATCGTGCGTCTGGGTTTTCTTTTGCAGCGAAACGAAATCGCTTCGCGATACGCCATTTTACTGGCCGAGAATCAAAACACGATGACGGCCGATGCCGTGCAGCGCGTCGCCCAGTACTGCCTGGAAGATGGCCAAACCGAGCGGGCAATTCAACTCTACGAACGAGCCCTGGCTCTCTTAAAGAAAGAAGGAGCCCACACCCAGGCCCTCGGCATCCATTTTCGTTTGCTCAGCATCTACCAATCGCACGACGAACCCAAGATGGCCGCGCGTCACGCCGGCGAGGTCGCGAAGATGATTGGCGACCCTGATAAGTTCGACCTCGATGCGGTCGTCGAGCAGTTTTCCAACGGCGGGCTTCGATCGACCTATGAAAAGCTGGGGGATGTTTACTTACAAGCCGATCAGCCTGACAAGGCAGCCGAGATGTTCGCCAAGGGTGAAGAGATCGACTCCAGCCCTGAAAACCACCTGATTCACTCGGCCAAAGTTCTCGTCGCTCGTAAAGATTGGGCCGGTGCCCAAAGCAAGCTCGAGGAATACCTTAACGCCGATCATCGCGTAGCCGGCCAAGAGCCCTATTCATTGCTCTTGCAAGTCCGCCAACAGATGGCCGACAGTCCTGCGAAAGCGCAAGTGGAAGTCATCGATCGACTACAAAAGATACACGATGACTCGCCCGACTTCGCACCGCTGGCCTACTTTCTGACCAGCCTTTACGCCCAGCAGGAAGCCTGGGACAACGTGATCGCCGTCTCGGCACCCCTGATCGAGCAAGAGTCCGACGCCGACGCGCTAAACCATCTCTGCCGGGCCTACATCGCCAAGTCCGATTGGTCCTCGCTGGTCTCGTTGTTAGCAACATCGCTCGATGGAAATTACAACCTCGATACGATCGCCGAGCCACTCCAAAAACTGATCGATGATCAAAAGAAGTGGAACCAACTGGCCACCTATTTGAAGTCGCTCACGCCTGCCGATCGTTCGTTGAACGAGCGAATTGGTGTTTCCCGACTCTATCAATTGGCCGAGCAAAGCGACCCTGCCTGGTCGTGGGCCGAGGCCGCTTTCCCGGACCTCGACAACCAGGAAGAGGCCCGGTTTCTAATGCAGTTCGGTCTGCAAGCGTTCCGCGGTGACCAGGAAGCGATCGCGGAAAAAGCCTTTCGAGCGGCCATTCGATTGGGCCTACCCAAATCCCAAACATCCCTGTTCTATTTCTACCTGGCAACAACGCTAGAGATGCAGGACAAAACGTCGGACGCGCTGCGAACGGCCAAGCGTGCCGCGCTGCTGGATGAAGAATCGGCCCTTTTGCGGAGCCGCATTCCCTGGACCCTGTACCACGCCGGCCGAAGCGAAGAAGCGCTGAAAGAATATCGCACGTTGCTTGAGAAGTTCGCCGACGATTTCGAGAACCAGCAGACCCGTCAGGTACTCCGCGACGCCAAGCGATTGCTCTCCGTCATTGCCGGACAGCAGGACAATTTGCCCCAAGCAACCGAATGGCTCGAACAGATTCTCGACGAATTCCCCGATGACACCGGAGCCATGAACGACCTCGGCTATCTCTGGATCGATCACGAAACGAACCTCGGACGAGGTTTCGCTATGATTCAGAAAGCGGTCGCGGCCGAGCCTGAGAACTACGCTTACCTCGATAGTCTCGGCTGGGCCTATTTTCGATTGGGGCAGTACCAGGAAGCGGTTTCTACCCTGGAGCACGCCGCCAAACTCGCCGATGGCAAAGATGGTACCGTCTTCGATCACTTGGGAGATGCCTACCTAGCGCTCGGAAAGAAAGAGAAAGCCATTGCCAGTTGGCAGCAAGCCACCGGCGTCCTTCAAGATGAAGCCGACGCAGCGATACTCACGCAGGTCGAAGCCAAGCTGAAAACGCACACCTAA